Proteins encoded by one window of Cupriavidus sp. EM10:
- a CDS encoding DUF4224 domain-containing protein — translation MEAAFDRVLQTTLKNWESTMDSLTLTKEEIIEATGYTQAAKQLDALLKAGIPADRRPDGSVRVWRHHISGIVAPAQQKAKRKPPELVFDRNAA, via the coding sequence ATGGAAGCAGCATTTGATCGCGTCTTGCAAACGACGCTGAAGAACTGGGAGAGCACCATGGATTCCCTGACCCTGACCAAAGAAGAGATCATCGAAGCCACCGGCTACACCCAGGCAGCCAAGCAGCTCGACGCGCTGCTGAAGGCCGGTATCCCCGCTGATCGCCGGCCGGACGGAAGCGTTCGGGTATGGCGCCACCACATCAGTGGTATCGTGGCGCCCGCGCAGCAAAAGGCAAAGCGCAAGCCCCCCGAACTGGTATTTGACAGGAACGCAGCATGA
- a CDS encoding DUF551 domain-containing protein, which translates to MTNEGFEKWFLDQIADGFLWERESAHAAWQASRKQSGWQPIETAPKWKEVLVWREDSGSFIAKLVAPEDVPEADAESWEDPSIPVWLSDAYGWQEGSETPTHWMPLPQPPAMQKD; encoded by the coding sequence ATGACGAACGAGGGATTTGAGAAATGGTTTCTGGACCAAATCGCAGATGGCTTTCTGTGGGAGCGCGAGTCGGCACATGCCGCATGGCAAGCCTCGCGCAAGCAGTCTGGGTGGCAGCCGATTGAGACGGCGCCGAAGTGGAAAGAGGTGCTGGTGTGGCGCGAGGACAGCGGCTCGTTCATCGCCAAACTGGTAGCGCCCGAGGATGTGCCGGAAGCAGATGCCGAATCGTGGGAAGACCCATCCATTCCGGTGTGGCTGTCAGACGCCTACGGCTGGCAGGAAGGGAGCGAAACGCCCACGCACTGGATGCCCCTTCCGCAACCACCGGCGATGCAGAAAGACTGA
- the recT gene encoding recombination protein RecT, giving the protein MSNTVSLADLKKTSKMVASQAGIGSVKTFFESQKATLAAVLPKHVSPDRMLKIALGALRTTPKLMECTVESLMGAVVQCSQLGLEPNTPLGHAYLIPFEKKKKQGERWVVDKIETQIVIGYKGLIDLARRSGQVVSIAAHAVHENDRFEYSYGLDEKLEHKPAMTNRGRVIAFYAVAKLVGGGHAFEVMSAEQVNEIRDASQNYKFARDKGKTVWGQHYEEMGRKTVLRRLFKYLPVSIEMANASTLDGMHARGESQALDNVLEGDYITPAADDDYSDDDAPPALDNQPTGEVIEFDANGFTARMDACEDTDTLDLMAEDIRQAPEQHRAALEDRYRARRAELTD; this is encoded by the coding sequence ATGTCGAATACCGTTTCCCTCGCGGACCTGAAGAAGACCTCGAAGATGGTCGCCTCGCAAGCCGGCATCGGCAGCGTGAAGACGTTCTTCGAGTCGCAGAAAGCCACGCTTGCCGCGGTGCTGCCGAAGCACGTCAGCCCCGACCGTATGCTTAAGATCGCGCTGGGCGCGCTTCGCACGACGCCGAAGCTGATGGAGTGCACGGTCGAGTCACTGATGGGCGCCGTGGTGCAATGCTCGCAGCTCGGTCTCGAACCGAATACGCCGCTTGGCCATGCCTACCTGATCCCCTTCGAGAAGAAAAAGAAGCAGGGCGAGCGGTGGGTAGTGGACAAGATCGAAACGCAGATCGTGATCGGTTACAAGGGCCTCATCGATCTGGCGCGCCGTTCCGGGCAGGTGGTCAGCATTGCCGCGCACGCTGTGCATGAGAACGACCGCTTCGAGTATTCCTATGGCCTCGACGAGAAGCTCGAGCACAAGCCGGCGATGACGAATCGCGGTCGCGTGATCGCGTTCTATGCGGTGGCCAAGCTGGTCGGCGGCGGCCACGCCTTCGAGGTGATGAGCGCCGAGCAGGTGAACGAGATCCGCGACGCCAGCCAGAACTACAAGTTCGCGCGCGATAAGGGCAAGACGGTATGGGGCCAGCATTACGAGGAAATGGGCCGCAAGACCGTTCTGCGCCGCCTGTTCAAGTACCTGCCCGTCAGCATCGAAATGGCGAACGCATCGACACTCGACGGCATGCACGCGCGCGGCGAGAGCCAGGCGCTCGACAACGTTCTCGAAGGTGACTACATCACGCCGGCCGCTGACGACGATTACAGCGACGACGATGCTCCGCCCGCGCTCGACAACCAGCCCACCGGCGAGGTGATCGAATTCGACGCCAACGGCTTCACCGCGCGCATGGATGCCTGCGAGGACACCGATACGCTCGACCTGATGGCTGAGGACATCCGCCAAGCGCCAGAGCAACACCGCGCAGCGCTGGAAGACCGCTACCGCGCCCGCCGCGCCGAGCTCACCGACTGA
- a CDS encoding PD-(D/E)XK nuclease-like domain-containing protein, whose translation MNAPRTLSQLWTGVQHGLSIDAYHGMEGASKTVLDSVSKSPAIAYARHLDPNRPAAEQKSGQLEGELAHCAILEPDQFDVRYVVGPDWNRNTNKWKDYVAEMAAARPGVTILKPEQRETAMRQGESVRRLPEIRDALAAGHPEVSAFWIDPETGVKCRCRPDWVHPCGEAGAILLDVKTYSDASPNEFRRQVARKRYHVQDAFYSEGFARASALEVLAFVFVAVEDVYPFAANALMLDDLAKTTGRDLYRRDLDTYANCLSTGVWPGYSNQIEIISLPNWALID comes from the coding sequence ATGAACGCACCACGCACCCTCTCCCAACTCTGGACCGGCGTCCAGCACGGCCTGTCGATCGATGCCTACCACGGCATGGAAGGCGCGTCTAAGACCGTCCTCGACTCGGTATCCAAGTCGCCGGCCATCGCCTACGCCCGCCACCTGGACCCGAATCGTCCGGCCGCCGAGCAGAAGTCCGGGCAGCTGGAAGGCGAGCTCGCGCACTGCGCCATCCTGGAACCCGACCAGTTCGACGTGCGCTATGTCGTGGGCCCAGACTGGAACCGCAACACGAACAAGTGGAAGGACTACGTGGCCGAGATGGCTGCCGCGCGCCCTGGCGTGACGATCCTGAAGCCCGAGCAGCGCGAGACGGCCATGCGCCAGGGTGAGTCGGTACGGCGCCTGCCCGAGATCCGCGACGCGCTCGCCGCCGGCCACCCCGAAGTGTCGGCCTTCTGGATCGATCCCGAGACGGGCGTGAAGTGCCGCTGCCGGCCGGACTGGGTGCATCCCTGCGGCGAGGCCGGCGCGATCCTGCTCGACGTGAAGACGTACAGCGACGCCAGCCCGAACGAGTTCCGCCGGCAGGTGGCGCGCAAGCGCTACCACGTTCAGGACGCCTTCTATTCGGAAGGCTTCGCGCGCGCCAGCGCCCTCGAAGTGCTGGCTTTCGTGTTCGTAGCCGTCGAAGACGTGTATCCATTCGCCGCCAACGCGCTGATGCTAGACGACCTGGCGAAGACCACCGGCCGTGACCTGTACCGGCGCGACCTCGACACCTATGCCAACTGCCTGAGCACCGGCGTATGGCCTGGCTACAGCAACCAGATCGAAATCATCAGCCTGCCCAATTGGGCGCTCATCGACTGA
- a CDS encoding XRE family transcriptional regulator, which produces MNVGQRIKALRLQKNMTLQQVGDAFGITRSAVGSWERGDTRPDQDKLSRLAKLFGTSVEHLLNGNSVPVSTEHRTPIPLHRPVGLPLIDMREAPKWREKMADEKELCTLERIPCPFAHSPEAFITTVPGHSMYDPAGPKSYSQGDFIAVDPARPAISGSMVLVHKKRTDETLFRQLLIENGKRMVQPLNKKWPEEIESLSDEDSIVGVIIGKWVPE; this is translated from the coding sequence ATGAATGTCGGACAAAGAATCAAGGCTTTACGCCTTCAGAAAAACATGACGCTCCAGCAAGTAGGTGACGCTTTCGGCATTACGAGAAGCGCCGTCGGCTCCTGGGAGCGTGGCGACACTCGCCCGGATCAGGACAAGCTTTCCCGCCTGGCCAAGCTCTTCGGCACGTCTGTGGAGCATCTGCTTAATGGCAATTCAGTGCCCGTGAGCACAGAACATCGCACGCCAATTCCCTTACACAGACCGGTGGGCCTCCCTCTGATTGACATGAGAGAGGCCCCAAAGTGGAGGGAAAAAATGGCAGATGAAAAGGAGCTATGCACCCTTGAGCGCATTCCGTGCCCCTTTGCGCATAGTCCAGAAGCTTTCATAACAACCGTACCAGGTCACAGCATGTATGACCCGGCCGGCCCGAAGTCCTACAGTCAAGGGGACTTCATTGCCGTGGATCCAGCTCGCCCCGCCATTAGTGGCAGCATGGTTCTGGTTCACAAGAAGCGGACGGACGAGACGCTGTTTAGGCAGCTGCTCATTGAAAACGGAAAGCGTATGGTGCAACCACTCAATAAAAAGTGGCCAGAGGAGATCGAGTCGTTGTCCGACGAAGACTCGATCGTGGGGGTAATCATTGGGAAGTGGGTGCCGGAATGA
- a CDS encoding YdaS family helix-turn-helix protein, which produces METTRSEDLRRAIEEAGGAVAVATLLDVSRHAIYDYIRRGRVPAEHCPTIERHSAGRVRCEVLNPSVDWNYLREHSAHAEPAAA; this is translated from the coding sequence ATGGAAACCACCCGCTCTGAAGATCTGCGGCGCGCGATCGAGGAAGCAGGCGGCGCTGTCGCCGTCGCAACCCTGCTCGATGTCTCGCGCCACGCTATCTACGACTACATCCGTCGTGGCCGCGTCCCTGCTGAGCATTGCCCGACGATCGAGCGCCATAGCGCCGGCCGCGTGCGATGCGAAGTCCTGAATCCCTCGGTTGACTGGAACTACCTGCGTGAGCATTCAGCCCACGCAGAACCGGCTGCCGCCTGA